A region of Gemmatimonadota bacterium DNA encodes the following proteins:
- a CDS encoding methyl-accepting chemotaxis protein has product MSDLPSLRSRVTAGTVLLLLLVWGMTLQGVSAMKSLDSAVQDELATFREATVVVQELTRDVVTAVRIGDALALTPDDSASRVQLSAAFANVRGASGSYSALSLTDPERKALRRIDTLVSRLERSSAPGTPDGRRVATADSLLDDVRALVAVQAAAASDRASDLASNSEERRTYVWLLFGLALILGIWSAVYTVRAVVLPLRRLVEATERVGAGDLRPIDLGPMPKELGLLAAAVRRMSEGLRGVVGSVADVSSTLTENAGALSRRSEQLTESATQVSRAIGAVSASAEKQATATRESDDLLSDLRAAAARSAGAGQRVVLVADRIRRTADTHRSHLGAASETLLELHEVVAQTTSSVGRLTNAAAAVSEFVALTGQLAAQTELLALNAAIEAARAGAAGEGFAVVAGEIRQLAETSAEGARRIAKTVATLDEQVRLVAQTVEAGTERVAGVEDVAAGVTAALAEIVGSVEEVAAAAGTVAREAAAHRELADRLGATAADVARAAQVNAHAAQAVTDSAVEQSGATHEIATAATTVVDTADRLTRLVRGFRV; this is encoded by the coding sequence ATGAGCGACCTCCCCTCTCTCCGCAGTCGGGTCACCGCCGGCACCGTCCTCCTCCTCCTGCTGGTCTGGGGGATGACGTTGCAGGGCGTGTCGGCGATGAAATCGCTCGATTCGGCGGTGCAGGACGAGCTGGCGACGTTCCGAGAGGCAACGGTCGTCGTCCAGGAACTCACTCGCGACGTGGTGACGGCCGTCCGGATCGGGGATGCACTGGCGTTGACGCCGGACGACTCGGCGAGCCGCGTCCAGCTCTCGGCGGCCTTCGCCAATGTGCGCGGTGCGAGCGGCAGCTACAGCGCGCTCTCGCTCACCGATCCCGAGCGGAAGGCCCTCCGCCGTATCGATACCCTGGTCTCGCGACTCGAACGGAGCAGCGCCCCCGGGACGCCGGACGGCCGCCGGGTCGCGACCGCCGATTCGTTGCTCGACGACGTGCGCGCCCTGGTCGCGGTGCAGGCGGCGGCCGCGTCGGATCGTGCCAGCGACCTCGCCAGCAACAGCGAGGAGCGGCGGACCTATGTCTGGCTCCTCTTCGGCCTGGCCCTGATCCTCGGCATCTGGTCGGCGGTCTACACCGTGCGTGCGGTGGTGCTCCCGTTGCGCCGACTGGTCGAGGCCACCGAACGAGTCGGCGCTGGCGACCTCCGCCCGATCGACCTGGGCCCGATGCCGAAGGAGCTCGGCCTCCTCGCCGCCGCGGTGCGCCGGATGAGCGAAGGACTGCGCGGCGTGGTGGGCAGCGTCGCCGACGTCAGCAGCACGCTGACCGAGAATGCCGGCGCGCTCTCGCGGCGATCGGAGCAGCTCACCGAGAGCGCCACCCAGGTGTCGCGCGCGATCGGTGCGGTGTCGGCCTCTGCCGAGAAACAGGCGACGGCCACGCGTGAGAGCGACGACCTGCTCAGCGACCTGCGCGCGGCCGCGGCACGCAGCGCGGGCGCGGGCCAGCGCGTGGTGTTGGTGGCCGATCGGATTCGCCGCACCGCCGACACCCACCGCAGCCACCTTGGCGCGGCCTCCGAGACGCTGCTCGAGTTGCACGAGGTGGTGGCGCAGACGACGTCCTCGGTCGGCCGGCTGACCAATGCAGCCGCGGCGGTGTCGGAGTTCGTGGCGCTCACCGGCCAGTTGGCGGCGCAGACCGAGTTGCTGGCGCTCAACGCGGCGATCGAGGCGGCGCGCGCGGGGGCGGCCGGGGAAGGCTTCGCGGTCGTCGCCGGCGAAATCCGGCAGCTCGCCGAGACCAGTGCGGAAGGGGCGCGGCGGATCGCCAAGACGGTGGCGACGCTCGATGAGCAGGTGCGGTTGGTGGCGCAGACGGTCGAGGCGGGGACGGAGCGCGTGGCGGGCGTCGAGGACGTGGCGGCTGGGGTGACCGCGGCGCTGGCGGAGATCGTCGGCTCGGTCGAGGAAGTTGCCGCAGCCGCCGGGACGGTGGCGCGCGAGGCCGCCGCGCACCGCGAGCTCGCCGACCGCCTGGGGGCCACCGCGGCTGACGTGGCTCGTGCCGCGCAGGTCAACGCGCACGCGGCGCAGGCGGTGACCGATTCGGCCGTCGAGCAGTCGGGCGCCACCCATGAAATCGCAACGGCGGCGACCACCGTAGTGGACACCGCCGATCGACTGACGAGACTGGTGCGCGGGTTCCGCGTCTGA
- a CDS encoding MFS transporter — MTTSASLPRSAIPIVIATVFIDVIGFGMVLPLLPSYAARLGGTPGNIGLLVASYSAIQFVLAPLWGRVSDRIGRRPVLLIGLAGSVASYLVFAFANSLPLLLLSRVLDGGSGATVNVAQAYLADETTPEQRTKAMGMVGAAFGLGFIVGPILGGITAAIGNTLPGIIAAIITAINLIMAWRVLPESIPAAVAANAPAARTPWRALAAPVAVLFLATLAFSVMYVVFPLFGELRFKASRSVVSYWFAYVGLATAIVQGGLLGRLVTRLGEVGVARLGAGVMAVGFLLIPPAGAVGAPGPLFYTALALLGAGFGMAGPAMIGLASRRAAATVQGRTLGVTQSASSLARIIGPIVAGAVMQAASAEGAFRLSAAMAAGALLLAATLFPRERQTATP, encoded by the coding sequence ATGACCACGTCTGCGTCCCTGCCCCGTTCCGCCATTCCCATCGTCATTGCCACCGTCTTCATCGACGTCATCGGGTTCGGGATGGTCCTGCCGCTCCTGCCGAGCTATGCGGCGCGGCTGGGGGGGACGCCGGGGAACATCGGGTTGCTGGTCGCCTCCTACTCGGCCATCCAGTTCGTCCTGGCGCCACTCTGGGGCCGGGTCTCCGACCGGATCGGCCGCCGTCCGGTGCTGCTGATCGGGCTGGCGGGGAGCGTCGCCTCGTACCTGGTCTTCGCCTTCGCCAACTCGCTGCCCCTCTTGCTGCTCTCGCGCGTCCTCGACGGCGGGTCGGGAGCGACGGTCAACGTGGCGCAGGCGTACCTCGCCGACGAGACCACCCCCGAGCAGCGCACCAAGGCGATGGGGATGGTCGGCGCGGCCTTCGGACTGGGCTTCATCGTCGGCCCGATCCTCGGCGGCATCACCGCCGCGATCGGCAACACGCTGCCGGGGATCATCGCCGCCATCATCACCGCCATCAATCTGATCATGGCGTGGCGGGTGCTGCCGGAGTCGATCCCCGCCGCGGTGGCCGCCAATGCCCCGGCCGCACGCACGCCGTGGCGCGCGCTCGCCGCACCGGTCGCGGTGCTCTTCCTCGCCACGCTCGCCTTCTCGGTGATGTACGTGGTGTTCCCGCTCTTCGGCGAGTTGCGCTTCAAGGCGAGCCGCAGCGTGGTGAGCTACTGGTTTGCGTACGTGGGGCTCGCAACAGCGATCGTGCAGGGCGGACTGCTCGGGCGCCTGGTCACTCGGCTCGGCGAGGTCGGTGTCGCGCGCCTCGGCGCCGGCGTGATGGCGGTCGGCTTCCTGCTGATTCCGCCCGCCGGCGCGGTCGGCGCACCGGGCCCGCTCTTCTACACCGCGCTGGCGCTGCTCGGTGCCGGCTTCGGGATGGCCGGCCCCGCGATGATCGGCCTCGCCTCGCGCCGCGCCGCGGCCACCGTGCAGGGCCGCACGCTCGGCGTCACGCAGAGCGCGTCGTCACTGGCACGGATCATCGGGCCGATCGTCGCCGGCGCCGTGATGCAGGCGGCGTCGGCGGAAGGCGCCTTCCGCCTCTCGGCGGCGATGGCGGCGGGGGCGCTGCTGCTGGCGGCAACGCTCTTCCCGAGGGAACGGCAAACGGCCACCCCGTAA
- the lepB gene encoding signal peptidase I yields the protein MIKGRVAGALRILVDWVKSISIALVAWFLLRTFLIEAFRIPSGSMQNTLQIGDFLFVNKFLYGAEVPLLKAKLPAVREPARGDIVVFDSIEEDLKVVKRLIGLAGDTLEMRSGVVYRNGRRLEEPYAVNSEPEKSEDQLMRSRMRAWQVPHFAGPVPMGYEPDLHDWGPVVVPQDSLFVMGDNRDGSYDGRYWGFLPRVNVVGTPVLVYFSYDVQSLKSMAFLTEVRWHRLFSTPR from the coding sequence ATGATCAAGGGCCGCGTGGCCGGTGCGCTCCGCATTCTGGTGGACTGGGTCAAGTCCATCAGCATCGCACTGGTCGCGTGGTTCCTGTTGCGCACCTTCCTGATCGAGGCGTTCCGCATCCCCTCGGGGAGCATGCAGAACACGCTGCAGATCGGCGACTTCCTCTTCGTCAACAAGTTCCTCTACGGCGCCGAAGTGCCGCTGCTCAAGGCGAAGCTGCCCGCGGTGCGCGAGCCGGCGCGTGGCGACATCGTCGTCTTCGACTCGATCGAGGAAGACCTGAAGGTCGTCAAGCGGCTGATCGGCCTTGCCGGCGACACGCTCGAGATGCGGAGCGGCGTGGTGTATCGGAACGGTCGCCGTCTCGAGGAGCCGTACGCGGTCAACAGCGAGCCGGAAAAGTCCGAGGACCAGCTGATGCGCTCACGGATGCGCGCGTGGCAGGTGCCGCACTTCGCCGGGCCGGTGCCGATGGGCTACGAGCCCGACCTGCACGACTGGGGTCCGGTCGTGGTGCCGCAGGATTCGCTGTTCGTGATGGGAGACAATCGCGACGGCTCGTATGACGGCCGCTACTGGGGCTTCCTGCCGCGCGTCAACGTCGTCGGCACGCCGGTGCTGGTGTACTTCAGCTACGACGTGCAGAGCCTGAAGTCGATGGCGTTCCTGACCGAGGTGCGGTGGCACCGGCTCTTCAGCACGCCGCGCTGA
- a CDS encoding PD40 domain-containing protein: MSATAALVLLAGCATQTANPGPGSSASTTFFAPEPGERHFGRLRQLTFGGNNAEAYFSSDGKWLTFQKQKKVTEGCDQQYIMRADGSDLRQVSNGLGRTTCGYFIAKDQRIIFSSTYRGDPACPVPPDRAMGYVWPLGRFELFTVKRDGTDLQQLTDNGAYNAEATVSPDGKHVIFTSTRDGDVELYTMNPDGSNLRRLTTRVGYDGGAFFSPDGTKIVWRAQYPVTATDSADYQRLLKARLVRPAKLELWVANADGSNPKQITALGGANFAPFFHPDGKRIIFSSNHKDPKGRGFDLFMINADGTGIEQITQYGDFDGFPMFSPDGKQLVFASNRHGSESGETNLFIADWKN, from the coding sequence TTGTCGGCCACTGCTGCCCTCGTCCTCCTCGCCGGCTGCGCCACGCAGACGGCCAACCCAGGGCCCGGCAGTTCGGCCTCGACGACCTTCTTCGCGCCCGAGCCGGGAGAGCGGCACTTCGGCCGCCTGCGCCAGCTCACCTTTGGCGGCAACAACGCCGAGGCGTATTTCTCGAGCGACGGCAAGTGGCTCACCTTCCAGAAGCAGAAGAAGGTGACCGAGGGTTGCGACCAGCAGTACATCATGCGCGCCGACGGCTCCGACCTGCGGCAGGTCTCGAACGGCCTCGGCCGGACCACCTGCGGCTACTTCATCGCGAAGGACCAGCGGATCATCTTCTCCTCGACGTACCGGGGCGACCCGGCCTGCCCGGTCCCGCCGGATCGGGCGATGGGCTACGTCTGGCCGCTCGGCCGCTTCGAGCTCTTCACCGTCAAGCGGGACGGCACCGATCTCCAGCAGCTGACCGACAATGGGGCGTACAACGCCGAGGCGACGGTGTCGCCCGACGGGAAGCACGTGATCTTCACGTCGACCCGCGACGGCGACGTCGAGCTCTACACGATGAATCCTGACGGCAGCAATCTCCGTCGTCTGACCACACGGGTCGGCTACGACGGCGGCGCCTTCTTCTCGCCCGATGGGACCAAGATCGTCTGGCGGGCGCAGTACCCGGTGACGGCCACCGACAGCGCGGACTATCAGCGGCTGTTGAAGGCGCGCCTGGTGCGCCCGGCCAAGCTCGAGCTCTGGGTCGCCAACGCCGACGGCAGCAACCCGAAGCAGATCACCGCGCTCGGCGGCGCCAACTTCGCGCCGTTCTTCCACCCGGATGGGAAGCGGATCATCTTCTCGTCGAACCACAAGGACCCGAAGGGCCGTGGCTTCGACCTGTTCATGATCAACGCCGACGGCACGGGGATCGAGCAGATCACGCAGTACGGTGACTTCGACGGCTTCCCGATGTTCTCGCCGGATGGCAAGCAGCTGGTGTTCGCGTCGAATCGCCACGGCAGCGAATCGGGCGAGACGAACCTCTTCATCGCCGACTGGAAGAACTGA
- the bcp gene encoding thioredoxin-dependent thiol peroxidase has translation MLQPGDRAPDFTTLDAEGKPVALSALRGQRVVLYFYPKDDTSDCTEQACGFRDAWRKLRRRGTTVLGVSRDDVKAHRKFAAKHALPFPLLADDEHAIAQAYGVWVEKSMYGKKYFGIARTTFVIDAEGVITHVFEKVKVTGHAEAVLAALDD, from the coding sequence ATGCTCCAACCCGGGGACAGGGCGCCAGATTTCACGACGCTCGACGCCGAGGGGAAGCCGGTCGCCCTCTCGGCGCTGCGGGGCCAGCGAGTGGTGCTTTATTTCTACCCGAAGGACGATACCTCGGATTGCACCGAGCAGGCGTGCGGCTTCCGCGATGCCTGGCGGAAGCTCCGCCGGCGAGGCACCACGGTCCTCGGCGTGTCGCGGGACGACGTGAAGGCGCATCGGAAGTTCGCAGCGAAGCACGCGTTGCCCTTTCCGCTGCTGGCCGATGATGAGCATGCCATCGCGCAGGCCTACGGCGTCTGGGTCGAGAAGTCGATGTATGGCAAGAAGTATTTCGGGATCGCACGCACCACGTTCGTGATCGACGCCGAGGGCGTCATCACCCACGTGTTCGAGAAGGTGAAGGTGACCGGGCATGCCGAGGCGGTCTTGGCAGCGCTTGATGACTGA
- a CDS encoding efflux RND transporter periplasmic adaptor subunit yields the protein MSRRPLIGYALLLLVACGGADPKDAKGGGGGRGGAQVLPVEVSAAFTDTVIDAIIATGQVEAMQRIELRPDIEGRVVDILAREGATVGVGTPLLKIDDAELKAQVARATADRDLARQALERTRLLLAEKAAAPADLERAEASSRAATASLDLLALRLERTVVRAPFAGVVGQRLVSMGDFVNSQSRLLTLQTVSPARINFAVPERYAAELKMGQEVTFQVASLPGKTFTARVDFVDPVVTLPGRTITVKAITANSGGTLQPGMFLEARLATAMRANAVVVPEESIVPTAGATYIWVQQDSTVTRREVELGVRSPGFVEIRRGIEVGDRVVVGGLERLVEGVTVKATTVERRPKGAREG from the coding sequence GTGAGCCGTCGTCCCCTGATTGGATATGCCCTGCTGCTCCTCGTCGCGTGCGGCGGCGCCGACCCGAAGGACGCCAAGGGCGGCGGCGGTGGCCGGGGTGGCGCGCAGGTGCTGCCGGTCGAGGTGAGTGCCGCCTTCACCGACACGGTGATCGATGCGATCATCGCCACCGGCCAGGTCGAGGCGATGCAGCGCATCGAGCTCCGTCCCGATATCGAAGGCCGAGTGGTCGACATCCTCGCCCGCGAGGGCGCCACCGTTGGCGTCGGCACGCCGCTCCTCAAGATCGACGATGCCGAGCTCAAGGCGCAGGTGGCCCGTGCCACCGCCGATCGCGATCTCGCGAGGCAGGCGCTCGAGCGGACCCGGTTGCTCCTGGCGGAGAAGGCGGCGGCGCCGGCCGACCTGGAGCGCGCCGAGGCGTCGTCGCGCGCGGCCACGGCATCGCTCGACCTGCTGGCGCTGCGCCTCGAGCGGACGGTGGTACGTGCTCCGTTCGCCGGCGTGGTCGGGCAGCGGCTGGTCTCGATGGGCGACTTCGTCAACAGCCAATCGCGGCTGCTCACGCTGCAGACCGTCTCGCCGGCGCGGATCAACTTTGCCGTGCCGGAGCGCTACGCCGCCGAGTTGAAGATGGGGCAGGAGGTCACCTTCCAGGTGGCGTCGTTGCCGGGCAAGACATTCACCGCGCGCGTCGATTTCGTCGATCCGGTCGTCACGCTGCCGGGGCGCACCATCACCGTGAAGGCGATCACCGCGAATAGCGGCGGCACGCTGCAGCCGGGGATGTTCCTCGAGGCACGGCTGGCGACTGCGATGCGCGCCAACGCCGTGGTAGTCCCCGAGGAATCGATCGTACCGACGGCCGGGGCCACCTACATCTGGGTGCAACAGGACAGCACGGTCACGCGGCGCGAGGTCGAACTCGGCGTGCGTTCCCCCGGCTTCGTCGAGATCCGACGCGGCATCGAGGTCGGGGACCGCGTCGTGGTGGGCGGGCTCGAGCGGCTGGTCGAAGGGGTGACCGTCAAGGCCACCACCGTCGAGCGGCGGCCGAAGGGCGCGCGCGAAGGGTGA
- a CDS encoding TolC family protein, protein MTRGTELFTGGRKLFGARQASADLETARAGELAQRYETALNVERDYYDVLGARELLDVARDRATRAAEQFGTARARVTSGATVPSDSLQVLLEQQRAEAEVLRREAALTVARLQLGRRIGRAVPVDAAPIDSTTPAALSITLDEAVTRAVEQGPAWREARSAEKSSEAQIRVRQASYLPSVTLTASLGKFDDKFFPTLTNRRSIGFSIALPIWDGGQRELAIQRLKTNRTVARAIREDLERSARRDVTEAYTGYDVSRRALDLAHAGVGVAAEILRVQNARYRAGAATVLELLDAQAQLVQAQADLVQARYAVRLARASLEVILGQRLTPDSERSTP, encoded by the coding sequence TTGACGCGCGGTACTGAGCTGTTCACCGGCGGGCGCAAGCTCTTCGGGGCACGGCAGGCGAGTGCCGACCTCGAGACGGCGCGGGCCGGCGAGCTCGCGCAACGCTACGAGACGGCGCTCAACGTGGAGCGTGACTACTACGACGTCCTCGGCGCGCGTGAACTGCTCGATGTGGCGCGCGACCGGGCCACTCGCGCGGCCGAACAGTTCGGCACCGCGCGCGCCCGCGTGACGAGCGGCGCGACGGTGCCGTCGGATTCGCTGCAGGTGCTGCTGGAACAGCAGCGCGCGGAGGCCGAGGTGTTGCGGCGTGAGGCGGCGCTGACCGTGGCGCGGCTGCAGCTGGGGCGGCGAATCGGCCGGGCGGTGCCGGTCGATGCGGCGCCGATCGATTCCACCACCCCCGCCGCGCTCTCCATCACGCTCGACGAAGCGGTGACTCGGGCGGTGGAACAGGGGCCGGCGTGGCGCGAGGCGCGCTCGGCCGAGAAGTCGAGCGAGGCGCAGATCCGCGTGCGGCAGGCGAGTTATCTGCCGTCGGTCACGCTGACGGCGTCGCTCGGCAAGTTCGACGACAAGTTCTTCCCGACCCTGACCAATCGGCGCAGCATCGGCTTCTCGATCGCGTTGCCGATCTGGGATGGCGGCCAGCGCGAGCTCGCCATCCAGCGGCTCAAGACCAACCGCACCGTGGCCCGCGCCATCCGCGAGGACCTCGAGCGCTCGGCGCGGCGCGACGTGACCGAGGCCTACACCGGCTACGACGTCTCGCGGCGGGCGCTCGACCTGGCCCACGCCGGGGTCGGGGTCGCCGCCGAAATTCTCCGGGTGCAGAACGCCCGCTATCGCGCCGGTGCCGCCACGGTGCTCGAACTGCTCGACGCGCAGGCGCAGCTGGTGCAGGCGCAGGCCGACCTGGTCCAGGCGCGTTACGCGGTCCGCCTGGCGCGCGCCTCGCTCGAGGTGATCCTCGGGCAACGATTGACCCCAGATTCTGAACGGAGCACCCCGTGA
- a CDS encoding efflux RND transporter permease subunit, whose protein sequence is MRWRRSPRPPDRAGSPTTSGCAPSLSPASLAPSLALGDAIDSLTAIATAQLPANTTIALGGDARELSESGNELLLAFGLAILVVFMVLASQFESVVHPFTVLMAVPLAVIGAIFTLKLAGATINLYSQIGMILLVGLVTKNSILLVDYANQLRAKGMEVVDAMLEAGRIRLRPILMTSVATIMGAIPIALGSGAGATARRPLGYAIVGGIAFSTVLTLFVVPVVWMLAERGLARRRAIREATAEFATVEAP, encoded by the coding sequence ATGCGCTGGCGTCGATCACCGAGACCACCGGACCGCGCGGGATCGCCCACTACGAGCGGGTGCGCGCCTTCACTCTCTCCCGCCTCGCTGGCGCCGAGCCTCGCCCTCGGCGACGCGATCGATTCGCTCACCGCGATCGCCACGGCGCAGCTCCCGGCCAACACCACGATTGCCCTCGGCGGTGACGCCCGGGAGCTGAGCGAGAGCGGCAACGAGCTGCTGCTCGCCTTCGGCCTCGCGATCCTGGTGGTGTTCATGGTGCTGGCCTCGCAGTTCGAGTCGGTGGTGCATCCGTTCACCGTGCTCATGGCGGTGCCGCTGGCGGTGATCGGCGCGATCTTCACGCTCAAGCTGGCCGGGGCCACCATCAACCTCTACTCGCAGATCGGGATGATCCTGCTGGTCGGGTTGGTAACCAAGAACTCGATCCTGCTGGTGGACTACGCCAACCAGCTCCGCGCCAAGGGGATGGAGGTCGTGGACGCGATGCTCGAGGCGGGACGGATCCGGTTGCGGCCGATCCTGATGACCTCGGTGGCGACGATCATGGGCGCGATCCCGATCGCGCTCGGCTCCGGCGCCGGTGCCACCGCGCGCCGTCCGCTCGGCTACGCCATCGTCGGCGGGATCGCCTTCTCCACCGTGCTGACGCTCTTCGTGGTGCCGGTCGTCTGGATGCTGGCCGAGCGGGGGCTGGCGCGTCGACGCGCCATTCGGGAAGCGACGGCCGAGTTCGCGACGGTGGAGGCTCCATGA
- a CDS encoding efflux RND transporter permease subunit codes for MSGWSSASRDVESAAQDVRDLVSRVRGRLPEDVDEPVVAKQDADARPFYYLALTSTTLDLLQLNDVADRIVKQRLQTIPGVARAQIQGERRYAMKIWLDQNALTARSLTVQDVAAAIRARNVEVPAGRIESSQREFTVRSLGELRTPNEFADLVVSSQGGVLTQVARRRPGRARPGKRPLRPPLRSDARHRPRRDPPVEGQCHRGLQGDPGGAALDQAALPPGVKLVQAFDQSVFVERSIRDAQRTLIEAALLVVVIIFLFLRNLRATIIPAFAIPASIIATFAVMSALGFSINNFTLLALTIAIGIVVDDAIIVLENAYRHQEELGKSPEQAARDGTREIGFAVVATTASLMAVFVPLAFLKGNTGKLFNEFGIAVAGSVFISGFVALTLTPMLCAKLLKVPPSHGRMYQLLERGFDGLAAGYARVLGRALRHPLTVVVGMLALVVGAALVFQTLKREFIPADDRGVININIVGPEGATLQYTDGYQKQVEAILAKVPEVNSVFSVIGRGGSPNGGFVVARLRYWEDRERNIEDIIAELRPKFAAIAGVQIFASNPSAIGGFGSPVQFIVRHPDYDSLLVANERLIAAARKIPGLVNVDTDLKNNKPELTIAYDRDRADDLGVPIGDVATTLQSMLRRHPRLDLHARLAHL; via the coding sequence GTGTCCGGCTGGAGTTCGGCCTCGCGGGATGTTGAATCGGCGGCGCAGGACGTCCGCGACCTGGTGAGTCGGGTGCGCGGCCGACTCCCCGAGGACGTGGACGAGCCGGTGGTCGCCAAGCAGGATGCCGACGCGCGCCCGTTCTACTATCTGGCGCTCACGTCGACCACGCTCGACCTCCTCCAGCTCAACGACGTCGCCGACCGGATCGTCAAGCAGCGCCTGCAGACGATTCCGGGCGTGGCGCGCGCGCAGATCCAGGGCGAGCGGCGCTACGCGATGAAGATCTGGCTGGACCAGAACGCGCTCACGGCGCGGTCGCTCACGGTGCAGGATGTCGCGGCGGCGATCCGCGCCCGCAACGTCGAGGTGCCGGCGGGCCGGATCGAGTCGTCGCAGCGCGAGTTCACGGTGCGCTCGCTGGGCGAGTTGCGCACGCCGAATGAATTTGCCGACCTCGTGGTCTCCAGCCAGGGCGGCGTCCTCACTCAGGTTGCGCGACGTCGGCCGGGTCGAGCTCGGCCCGGCAAACGACCGCTCCGCCCTCCGCTTCGATCAGATGCCCGGCATCGGCCTCGGCGTGATCCGCCAGTCGAAGGCCAATGTCATCGAGGTCTCCAAGGCGATCCAGGCGGCGCTGCCCTCGATCAGGCCGCACTGCCGCCCGGCGTGAAGCTGGTGCAGGCATTCGACCAGTCGGTCTTCGTCGAACGCTCGATCCGCGACGCCCAGCGCACGCTGATCGAGGCGGCGCTGCTGGTCGTGGTCATCATCTTCCTCTTCCTGCGCAACCTGCGGGCGACGATCATCCCCGCCTTCGCCATTCCGGCCTCGATCATCGCGACCTTCGCGGTGATGTCGGCGCTCGGATTCTCGATCAACAACTTCACGCTGTTGGCGCTGACGATCGCGATCGGCATCGTCGTCGACGACGCGATCATCGTGCTCGAGAACGCCTATCGCCACCAGGAAGAGCTTGGCAAGTCGCCCGAGCAGGCCGCACGCGACGGCACCCGCGAGATCGGCTTCGCCGTCGTGGCGACGACGGCCTCGCTCATGGCGGTCTTCGTCCCGCTCGCCTTCCTCAAGGGCAATACCGGCAAGCTCTTCAACGAATTCGGCATCGCGGTGGCCGGCTCGGTCTTCATCTCCGGCTTCGTCGCGCTGACGCTGACGCCGATGCTCTGCGCCAAGCTGCTCAAGGTGCCGCCCAGCCACGGTCGGATGTACCAGCTGCTGGAGCGCGGTTTCGACGGCCTCGCGGCCGGCTATGCACGGGTCCTCGGCCGCGCCTTGCGCCACCCGCTCACGGTGGTGGTCGGGATGTTGGCGCTGGTGGTCGGCGCGGCGCTGGTGTTCCAGACGCTCAAGCGCGAGTTCATCCCGGCCGACGACCGTGGCGTGATCAACATCAACATCGTCGGCCCCGAAGGCGCGACGCTGCAGTACACCGACGGCTACCAGAAGCAGGTCGAGGCGATCCTCGCCAAGGTGCCGGAGGTCAACTCCGTCTTCTCAGTGATCGGTCGTGGCGGCTCGCCCAATGGCGGTTTCGTCGTTGCGCGGCTCAGGTACTGGGAGGACCGCGAGCGCAACATCGAGGATATCATCGCCGAGCTGCGGCCGAAGTTCGCGGCGATCGCCGGCGTGCAGATCTTCGCCTCCAACCCGTCGGCGATCGGCGGATTCGGGTCGCCGGTGCAGTTCATCGTGCGCCACCCCGACTATGACTCGTTGCTGGTCGCCAACGAGCGACTGATCGCGGCGGCGCGCAAGATTCCCGGCCTGGTCAACGTCGATACCGACCTGAAGAACAACAAGCCGGAACTGACCATCGCCTACGATCGCGACCGCGCCGACGACCTCGGCGTGCCGATCGGCGATGTCGCCACGACGCTGCAGTCGATGCTCCGGCGGCACCCGCGTCTCGACCTTCACGCGCGACTCGCGCATCTATGA
- a CDS encoding efflux RND transporter permease subunit has protein sequence MKISDVSISRPVLATMGSLALVLFGVLGYLRLPVRELPDIDPPIVSVETSLRGANPRVMESSVTDVLEEELSTAEGIRTLTSSSNEQRSSVRLEFGLAGC, from the coding sequence ATGAAGATTTCGGACGTATCGATCTCCCGACCCGTACTGGCCACGATGGGCTCCCTCGCCCTCGTGCTCTTCGGCGTGCTCGGCTACCTGCGCCTGCCGGTGCGTGAACTCCCCGACATCGATCCGCCGATTGTCTCGGTCGAGACCTCGCTGCGGGGTGCCAATCCGCGGGTGATGGAGTCGTCGGTGACGGACGTGCTCGAGGAGGAGCTGAGCACTGCCGAGGGGATCCGGACGCTGACCTCGTCGAGCAACGAGCAGCGCAGCAGTGTCCGGCTGGAGTTCGGCCTCGCGGGATGTTGA